Genomic DNA from Hyperolius riggenbachi isolate aHypRig1 chromosome 10, aHypRig1.pri, whole genome shotgun sequence:
tccaaataaaatattggcgccatacattgtgatagggacaaaatttaaatggtgtcataaccaagacaaacgggcaaacaaaatacataggttttaattatggtagtgtggattattttaaagctataatggccgaaaactgagaaataatgatttttttccatttttttcttattaatcctgttaaaatgcatttataaaaaaaattattcttagcaaaatgtaccacctaaagaaagcctaattagtggcggaaaaaacaagatatagatcaataaattgtgaaaagtagtgataaaattattagcgaatgaatgagaggtgaaaattgctctgatgcataaggtgaaaaatccccgcgggctgaaatggttaagcgatCATTCACAACCCATCAtatgtttttcatttttgcgaTCACTAAAGATTGATCAGGGAATAATTGTTCGTCAGTGCTTTTTCCCCCATCCATCTTCACACGGGTTCTTTTAGCTTTTAAGGTCCATAACCACAACGGGATTTTACATCCAATAAATGATCATTTTTTGCGACATTGCATAACATCACTTAATGAATGTTGAAAGATGTCTTACCACTCAGGACGATTAAACGACCGTCATGAGAGATCACTGAATGAGCAATCGTTCAGATGTCCATTGACTTTCATGAAAACTACAATGatcgtttaaccacttcgccactgaggggttttaccccctgaccaccagagcaattttcacctttcagcgctccttccattcattcgtctataactttattattacttatcgcaatgaaatgaactatatcttgtttttttcgccaccaattaggctttctttaggtgggacattatgccaagaattatttttttctgaatgtgttttaatgggaaaataggaaaaatgtggggaaaaaaataattatttttcagttttcggccattatagtttttaaataatgcatgctactgtaattaaaacccatgaaacgtatttgcccttttgtcccggttataaaaccatttaaattatgtccctatcacaatgtttggcgccaatattttatttggaaataaaggtgcatttttttcagttttgcgtccatccctaattacaagcccatagtttataaagtaacagtgttataccctcttgacataaatatttaaaaagttcagtccctaaggtaactatttatgtattttttttaattgtaaattttttaatttttttttaattacaaaaaaaaaaaaaaatggggagtgtgggaggtaatgagttaattttatgtgtaaaagtcatttatttgtatgtgaaaaatgtgtagggtgtagtttactatttggccacaagatggccacagtaactttttgttttaatgcgacctccaagcttccttccggaagcttggaggaagaataaggaggctggacacgtgagttttttctcacaatgatcgcgctgcccataggagagcagctgatcattgcggggcttagatcaacgaacgggaatggattttcccgttcattgatctctgggcgagcgggcggcggcggttttactagcggcgggcggcgtgtttacgagcgggagcgcgggcagcgtcgggaacgcggaaagtacgtgtttctccgtccctggtttttaaaggatggaaaaaggggcggagaaatacgtacgcgcgggggtaaagtggttaaaggaatacttaagtcaaaataaaaaaaatgatttttactcacctggggcatccctcagccccctgaagctgtatggtgccctcgcagcctggctctgatccacctgtccccgccggcggctacttccgggttcggcgacagccgccgacagcatagagggtgatatagcggctgggaatgcggagaatcactcgcattcccagcctgacgccggctgtcgccgaacccggaagtagccgccggcggggacaggaggatctgagcggggctgcgagggcaccatacagcttcagggggctgagggatgccccaggtgagtaaaaatcattttttttattttgacttaagtattcctttaaatgatcATTCGCGCCGCATTGTTCGTTTTTCATTTGCTTGATGGTGCGGTTTCCCTGATCCATCTACATGTGGGTACTTAGTCACTGATAGAGTTGATCAAactgactaagggctggtgcacaccaagagctctTCTCAGCACTATTAAAATTGACAGCTTTTCAAAAAGCGCTTAGCAGTGTTTACAAGGGCTTCACAGTAGAGCAATGTGATTGTTGCCCaaatgcaaacgtgggtcctgcagcattttggaggcgattatgcctcaatgtaaagtatagggaaAGTGGGAAATTGCTCTAAAAAACCCCGAACAGAGTATAAAATCGCtaaaccaaaacgctccaaaaatcgttaGTCATTAACAGGAAATCACTAGGCAGTGGTACATGCATGCATGGAATCATTACtgcaaattgcttaaaaaaactctgagtgtttgcgattacgcttagcgatttttggtgtgcactaggcctcactgAGAATGGGGATTAGCGATGAGCATGCAAAATTTAACAAATTGTTTTTGCTATGGAAACAGTATTTTTGTCAGAGTATTTAGTTGTAAAAACATATTGCAAAGTTTGCTAACAGGCAAATTATGTTTTCTAGTGCCTCTTTATCGCATTTTACAAAAATATATGGCGTATTGGGGTAGATTTACCAAACCTGCCTGTACAGATAACGTTTACAGGGCTTTACGCAAAGGACATATCGCATTTCTTTTATAAACAGTATGAAATTGTGCAGTAATGAATTGATCAGATATGTTGGTAAAAATAGATCAAACCCAGAATAGAATAAGACAAACTGTAatagcagggccggagctaccataggaaaaaatgggcaattgccccagggccccagagcctgtaggggcccccaaggtgtccctccccatcttaactgttgctccccaggtactctgcagagtctgttaagttgggaggtgattgggggagggtcagcagccagctcaggggcccaggagggaaatttggctgcatcaaagggcctctaatgactctTTTTGGcccgggggtgtctgttgggggggccccaggctactttttccctagggcccaattgttacttgaactggccctgtGTAATAGCAATTAgcataataaatacatttgataAAAAGCAAAGTGGTGGACAGGATACTTTCTCATGGGCCAAGTGTGTTTACCACTGTGGTACAGCTTGATCCAGTCCTCCCTGGACTCAACTAGTAAACTAGTCAGGTCAGGTGCGACTATATTAACATAGTtaatggttaaaaaaagacatcggtccatcaagttcaactatGTGATTCAAAAAGATGGGGAACAATagctttattatttagtatttatatagtgctgacatcttccgcaacgCTGTACCGAGTATATTGTCCAGACACTAACTGtctttcagaggggctcacaatctaatccctaccatagtctagagcagggatgtcaaaccggtcctacgagggccgagatcctcacacaattttgatacagctcaaatgaattgatgggtctgattcaggaaaggtgtggtccatcaggtagaacacatttctttctttctcagtccatcctaaacactggcatggatctggccctccaggcctggagtttgacacatgtggtCTACAGCAAATTTAgaaggaagctaattaacttatctgtatgggttttttggatgtgggaggaaactggagacaTCAGATTACATTTCCCAGCTCAGAAGAACCTAAATATTATACCAGTGATGTAGCTAGAAAATGTATAACCCATTCCAGCGAGACTTTGATGGGCCCCCAGCAACAATCACATCCACTTATGAGGTGTGGTGACCCCCATAGCCTGGGGGCCATGGTGACCCCCACAGCCTGTGTcaaataacaagtatgaccaccatcATTTTCCAGAAAAGTGCAGCTTACATGCAGGGCTTgttctgtcatgaagcaaggtgaaacacttgcatcaggcgcagagattacaggggcagcatttttgtactgtgatcGAGATGAaggggtcatcattggggaaaagtagcttgttgtgccgtgtgaggagtctgacagtgagtgaggaggggggagacagggGAGCAGCAGTATTTCATTTGAATTAAATAAGTAAATTGTTagatgctgtgtgatcattccaaatcaggaaggagggggcgcatcctcacaagtttgcctcgggcaacaaaaagtctagaaccagccctgctaaCATGACTCTCCTAACCataccaagtgtggccaccatgactaacTGCACCATAACAATTGTGGCCATAAAAACTGTTTCTCTGAATGGAGGGCCCCGGTATTGGAGGATGGGTAAAAACTGAAGTTGTGCACTCTCACAACCCTGGGTTCCCCTCCTATGACTGCAGGATCTGCTCTCCATAGTTATGTCTCTGGATAAGACTCTTGTCCAACCGGATATATGTTATGCTGAGAGTTTAGCTGTTTTAACCTTTTGATTCAACTAATGGCGTTTTCTTTATCCAAAATGTTCtgctttaaagtgatactgaaacGATTTAAAAAAGGTAGATGCccatcctatggagagggaagactctgaatCTCAAAGAGCCTTGCTGGCCCTCTTTCAGTATCCTCATTCCAGCGTTGTCACCCTCATTGCAGGTATTTGCCCAACTGGTCCAATACATCTTTGGGAATCCTCAGGAGGCCTTAAaagcacttgtgtccctgagtgcttccgtGGCATCATACTGGCATCAAACTGCACAAGTGCActctcgcacgtgcgcagtatggagccacccatcTTTGGATGCACTCGGGACACAAGTGCTTTTGAAGCCTTCACAGGCTCCTGGAGGCAGCAAATTTGAATCGGGACAGTGCTGGAGGGGGAACACAGAGAAGTGCGGGAACTTTCTATGAGATCTAGAGTCTTGCCTTTCCATCGGTGAGAATCTGCCtttcatttcccacagtcaattcaGTATTGCTTTATATAATGCTTAATACGGTACAATACTCTGCTACTAGCTTGAAGCTTCAAcaagtaaatgtttttttgttggtGGTGGATTGACTTGTACAAGTTTAATATGTTTATTTGTCTTTGATCCTTAACAGAGATACAGGACAATTTGATGTCCCGAGGTATGAGGATGTTATCCAATATGATGCTACAATTTGGACAGTGAGACTTGGCCAAGAGCTGGAGCCTCCTCCCTACCATAGCTCAAGCTCACTTGCTTCCAGGAGAGGGACAGTGCCAGTGAATGTTATCATCACCAACCCTATGCTCCTACGGGTCCAATCTGACATTCATGAAATCAAAGCAGCAGGATTTCTCCCGGAAGAGAGGTGGCCAGAGCCTCTGACCCCTCCACCAACGTATAACGAGTCAATGCCCCAATGGGAGGAGGATTTCGAGccaccaccacaggaggagggctgAAATGACATTTTATAGAGCCTTACAGACTGTATCAGTCTGGACAATTACCGATGCCAGACTGCTGTGTTTCATAGGAACGAAAACTTGTCTTATAGAGAGAGAAGAAATATGTACCACCATTAAGCTCTTTCCTGTACTTATCTGGAGTTCATGTTGAACCCATGCTGTATCATGTAAATCCCAGTGAAAGGACATGAAGAACGTCTTCTGAATAAGTAAAATGGGCTCTAATTCCTTTCCAGACATTATGAaactaaattatttatttatattgaaCTGGACTTTTTATGATACTAAACCCCAAGAGCTGCCCATAGGGAGAGCTTAATAAAACTTGGTACCCCAGGACGTGCTAGACTGTTATTGAGCACTGGCCACAACCCAATAAGGCAGAAGCTCATTGGAGACTGAATAAGCCTGCAACTTAGCTGACTGTTTACTGTTACTCAGGTACCTCTTTAGGGGCCCAAAGCCAAACTGGACTTTGCTTGGGTATTTAATATATTTATTACTGATTTTGTAAATAATGTAATTATGTATATTATCTAAAAGGAGCAGTATAATTATTTCTATGTTTATTTTAGTGTTCCATGCAAAATGGATGGTATGATGTTCTTAAAGTGTTTAtttcaaagaaaaatatttttctcaaattttataatgaaatacagctcatggtgaaccagaaatcCTATGAGTGTGTAGGGGCTGAAAGAggacaaaaagcctccttactacaaTGCTatgcaaaatgcaaatgcaaatcatcctttgttgttccAGTGGTTCTGCAGGTGAGGTTAGCTCACAGGGCCAAcacaggatgatttgcatatgtatcagtgatgcatcatgggagatatcatatgcttactccaatctgaataattgcaaatactttctgttttaagaagggaaactttagggttttttttatattgaaatgAAAGACAGTGACTGCCTTTGAAGTCCTGAGTAGCTTGTGTAAGTGCTGTACACCATGAGAAGTGTCTTATTTCTTTCTGAATTAATCTTTGCTTGCAGACGTCAGACtagaggggcccatacacctaacgattttccggccgatatacagcagattcgatcactgtgatcgaatctgctgtgaaatcgttgcgcaaatgctgacagaacgatctatttccgtccaaaatcaatcgttcccgtcgatccatccgtgcggaagattttggtcGATCCCCGGCGGGTCgagagtgcatcgatagcggcgtttgaatgcccgacgaccaatgcaatacagcggcaatacattacctgctctggccagcgagagtccccctctgtccctgcggcttcttctccgcgctgggttccggaccggctgcagcttcattgaacttcctgtccctgcaggaagtttaaacagtagagcgccccctACTGTTTAAGCTTCCCCGGACAGGCAGTTCAATGAAGCTGCAGCCGGTCCAGaatccagcgcggagaagaagccgcagggacagagggggactctcgctggccagagcaggtaatgtatgcaggaggggggggggggggggggcttgggggcagcggcagcttcacggattgtgattggtttcatgctgaaatcgattcacaatctgtttgcagtaaaggcagccatacgatccctctctgatcagattcgatcagagagggatctatctgttagtcgactctgatggcaaatcgaccagagtatggctacctttacacagGTGGACACCTCCCTTAAGTTAATTGTtaaaatgctacatacacacttgaaagataaatgaaagttatcagaccaattttacccccttccatgtagtatgagagccatacctacacagtctattctattgagctgaactccccatcagataaaaatctttgcaagatgctgcacacaaagatgctgcacacatgcaacagatcagtatcaccaaaagatctcttcctgcaaaagatccgttcctgcaaaatgcattcatagtctatgatatctgcagatcctcatacacaccttgtttgacagacattaatctgcagatcagatccaccaggatggatctacagatctgcagatgattgtctgatctgcagatgaatgtctgttaaacaaggtgtgtatgaggatctgcagatatcatagactatgaatgccttttgcaggaacggatcttttgcaggaacagattttttgcagatactgatcttttgaatgtgtacagcatctttgtgtacagcatcttgcaaagattttatctgatggggagttcagctcagtaGAATAGattgtctagagcaggggtccccaaccaccgggccgcggcccactgccggtccgttggcagtttccagctgggccgcggcgggtctgtcctctcgcccctccccccccccccccccccccgcggccgccgttcatgttaccttatgagcgagtGGCCGCTTACGGATTCCCCCAGGCGCCTCTCTCCTTCATGCAGCATCTCCGCTAACAACGCGTCTTGCGGagaagggaaggaggcggggcagcggttgcCATGGTAGCGGCGTAGCATATagccgctacaggaagctgctgctcctcctccctccctcctccacaagACGCGCTGCTGGTATCGGAGATGAGgcatgaaggagagcggcgcctgggggaatccggaagtGGCCGCCCGCCCGCTTGCTCATAAGGTAACATGagcgggggcaccacctacccatactagggcactttactgggcacatactagccatgctggacactatactagccacgctgggcactatactagccacgctgggcactatactagccacgctgggcactatactagccacgctgggcactatactagctatgctgggcactatactagccatgctggggtactgtactagccatgctgggcactatactagccatgttgggcactatactagccacgctgggcactatactagctatgctgggcactatactagccatactggggtactgtactagccatgctgggcactatactagccatgctgggcactatactagccatactggggcactatactagctatacgggcactatactagctatactgggcactttactagctgtactggggcactacctacccatactggacattatattagctatactggggcactacctacccatactgggactatactagctatactggtcactatactagccatactggggcaactaaactacctatacttgggcaactatgctagcaatgcagctgcaccccagaatccccccgtaacccgctgcgcatGACACTGTTCACTAGGTCGcgcaacccactgatcaccccataatacccccccccccccggtccccagagaaaaatgtggtcagaaagcggtccccaggccggaaaaggttggggaccaatggtctagagtatggctctcatactacatggaaggtggtaaaattggtctaagatctttcatttatctttcaagtgtgtacacaccataaggctaggttcacagtggccagttacataacacatgcatgattataatgactgtgaactggaaTGGAGACTGGACGTAGATTttcatacaaagcctgcatgcagtgagttagaaaaaTGTGATCAGTtataacgcagtactgtgaacagccccatagaattgtatgggcagtgagctaacatgtagaattattctgcaacgcaaaagTGTTAATTTATTACCTGTATTAGTAATACGATTTTTGGAGAGTGGCTTGAAGGAAACCGAAACCAAACtgcaaaaattttttaaaaaaacatcttcacttacctggggtttctaacagccccctgcagttgcccTGTGCCCACTTCATCACTcaatgatcctccagtcccccgcaataGCTTAGCTTCGTTTTACAGTGACTGGCCAGttaatggccactgcgcctgcatggccctggccccGCACATtccctgcatggccctggcccaGCACATTCTCGTTCATGCACCCGCCGCCAAAAgcttcctgcgcatgtgcagtatgagaTTTCCACGTAATGCacatgcacaggatgctcccggcAGCTTGAGCGTGAACGAGGATGCGCacggccagggccatgcaggcgcagtggccatggaCTGGCCAGTCACTGTAAAAAGAAACTAAGCCACTGCaagggaccggaggattgttttgtcctggcgcaggcacagggcagtgGTACAGTGAAAGGAccgggtaagtaaaactcttttctgTAGTTTGGTTtaaattcactttaaaggggaactgcagtgaaaataacgtaataaaaaaagggcttcattttcacaataattactttttaaatgatttagtcagtgtttgcccattgtaaaatatttcatctttctgatttacattctgaaatgtataacatggcaacatctttactgctggctggtgatgtctgtgtaaggagatgctgcttttttggcagttggaaacagctcttatttcccacaatgcaacaaggctcccacagtgtgatttcagtacctaggcgctgacatcacactgtgggaggggtttcatcataatatcagccatacagcgccccctggtgatgatctgtttgagaaaaggtaaatatttttttatgggaaaaggggtatcagctactgattgggatgatgttcaatccttggttacagttcctctgtaactgatctttttttttttttttttatttaacagatTATTTTCATACATTTTCTAGAATCAAATTGGTGAATATTTCCATAGAGGTGAGGAAACAAAATTCACTTGAACTCACTGAAACTGTAAAGCATATGGGAAGTTTGTACGTTTTGAGTATTAGTTTTGTAGATGAACAGAACAGTAAACATACATGAATAAAAACTGATAGCTATACAGTACAGTTATATAATCTGTGATCAATTCTTCATTATTTataatttaaattgttttaagGATCATGTAGGTaacaccaaattaaaaaaacaaaacaaatcaatCCACTGCACAATAATGATTACTATAAAAAAATTGCTTACCTACCTTTAGGGGAAGGTGGTAAtacgtagatagatagatagatagatagatagatagatagatagatagatagatagatagaaagatagataggTGGTTATTTTCACATAATTTCTTACCAAATTTAGTAGTTAATAGCATTGtcaccatacatgctatcatcaccaaaattgctaggtatgttaaggggaatagcatGTTGGTGttgatagcatgtatgagggcattGATATTAATAGCTTAGTTCGGCACAAAACTATGCAAAAAGTATGCAaaatttctatatatatatatatatatatatatatatatatatatataatcaaatgattatttttatattatcaattaattttttttcttgatctgatgtgacaatattttatatttgatgTTATAAGCAATCAATAGATGtaggaaaataggaaaatatTGATCACAACCATAAACCAGTGTGTTATTGATCCCAGGTTTTATACTCAACCATACCTGTATAAACACACACTATGTTATTGATCATTCACAAAATCAATACTCAAAAAACTTTCCATGTACTGTACCTTACATATGACTAAAACTTTCCCCACCCAACCCATACATGTTATTTATTTGATTCATAAAAAACATAATTCCAAAAATACTTGTGATAATAAAAAGTGATGATTTAATCAATTGataaatcttaaagagactctgtaacaaaaatgtcatcctgttttctaccatcctacaagttcctaaacctattctaatgtgctctggcttactgcagcattttctactatcaccgtctctgtaataaatcaatgtatctttcccctgtcggacttgtcgccctgtgtctggaaggctgccaactcttccgtgctgatctgctatgcacgtgtgtgtgtgtgtgtgtgtgtgtgtgtgtgtgtatgtgtgtgtgtgttatttacattagccagcttttctctgctctcttattttttacaagctggataaatcctctgttgtgaaaggagtcacatgctgaggaattacagacacgggcagagctgtccgcaggaagaaacaatcagcctgtaactcttcagtgggtgagagctgcagggggaaagaaacacaaatgatctcttgagattcaaaaggaatgctgtatacagcctgcttgtgtatggatgtatttttctatgtgtggacatactgtacatcaacctacttcctgttttggtggccattttgtttgtttataaacaaactttttaaaactgtttttgactacttttaatgcggtggggagcggtgaaattgtgggggaataggagatgtcccctaacacactggtatgtttacttttgtgcgattttaaaaatacaaattctctttaaaattaaatcatgtaagaaaaaataaatcaatccaTGTGTGGCTAGTTTTGCTGAGGATAAAAGCAATCCTCTGACTTTAcacaatcatctttactactggcagagataaaaaaaaacaaaacaacagatagcaccaactgccattatctacaaCCACAATGCCCCCTAACAATGCTAGGCTGATAAAgctaggctaaaaggtttttttcttatagatctacatatgcacagaggaataCAGGGatcgcttggcagttgaaaacagacgctatttcccacaatgcatcattgttcacagacagaaaagtgtcaggaccatggtcatgacatcacactgtgggaggggtttcaccacagtatcagccatacagatccatcttatgatctattagagaaaatgtaaagacttctcatgggaaaaggggtatcagctactgattgggttgaagttcaatccttggttatagttcctcttttTCACAGTGGCAATACCTGGTGGCCAAAAGGTTTCTTGTCGCGTTTGAGGACGGTAACCACTGTTGGTGAATGGGGCCTTCGGTCTGTGAGCTTCAGGACCGAGCAGAGGAGTCAGCAGAGGCGGAACCGGGGAAAATCAGCGATCAAACACAGCGATCAAAGCGGACGGAGTGGACGGATGGAGCAGATGCAAAACAGATGGCGCGGATGTGCAACACATGTGCTGGGCGGATTCGCTTAACATTCACTTAACATGCCATTTTGCATCCACAGAgcctaactgtaaaaaaaaacaacaactgataCATCTTGGAATGCCAACTGCTGAATAGCCAGTAGCTTCAACCCACATCTACCTTAGCTCTTATCAGTTTtcaaaacaggggggggggggacaggcatgTGTAGCAAATAGTCAtgatgcca
This window encodes:
- the TMEM139 gene encoding transmembrane protein 139; the protein is MASSELRKGIHRTVVTLGMAFLLIGVVLLTVSDRVFILGICFLGAGSLAIISYLLVTVSTCVKKSRRMENVESPTEVDNRQSTPRQVDPDTGQFDVPRYEDVIQYDATIWTVRLGQELEPPPYHSSSSLASRRGTVPVNVIITNPMLLRVQSDIHEIKAAGFLPEERWPEPLTPPPTYNESMPQWEEDFEPPPQEEG